GCGGTCGAAGCGGGCCTCGATACCGTCGCGCGTTGCCCTATCCATCGGCGTCCGCCTCCAAACGGGCCGCCAATCCAGCCGCGTCCTTGGAAGCCATCCAACGGTGCAGCACCAGCGGGCGATCCTTGATTGCCGGCGGAAGCAAGTTGCTTTTTTCGAACACGGTGAGGATCCAGGCGTATCCCAGTTCCCGGCAGACGGCGATCGTTCGGCGATTAAAAGGAGAGAACGGAAGCGCCAGCCCGGCCGCCGCAATCCCGCGGGCGGCGAGATACTCGTGGCAGCGCACGATCTCCTCCCTCTGGACCGCGGCGGAAAGCAGGGTCAGCAACGGATGCGACCAGGTGTGGTTGCCGAAATCCAGGAACTCCCTGGGGGCGACGTCCGCTTCTTCCATGAACAATTCGTTTTCCGCCGCGATCGACGCCGGATCGAATCCCTTGCGGGCGAAGAATTCGTCCGTGTCCTGCTGAATCCGCATCGTCCGGATGGCTTTGGGATTCTTCGACCATTTGTAGAATCCGAGCTCCTTCAACATCCCGAAGCGGTAAGGGCCGCCCCGGGTCCGGAGAAACTCGGTGAATTCCGCTTCCAATCCCGCTTGCATGAGGTAGCGGATCTTGTCGCGCCAGAGCAAATCCCGGTTTCCCAAGACGAGCGGGTTGACGAACATGGTCGCGGGGATGCGCATCGCCTGCAGGACGGGATAGGCTTCTTCGAGAACGCAGCGGTAGCCGTCGTCGAAACACACCGCGGCGCAGGGCTGGGCCGGCCCGGCGGCCGTCCCGCCGAGCGCGGCGATTTCGTTCAGGCGTACGATCCGGTAGCGGGCGGCGAGGTATTCCAGCTGCCGCCGAAATTCCTCCACCGTCACCGTGTGTCCGGAAAGGGTGAACCCGTTGCGCCTCTCCGAAACGAAATGGTAAAGGATGATCTCCAGACGGAGTCCGGCGGCAAAGGCGGCGCGCTTTTTTCGGAAGAGGAACATGGCGGCTTGGGTTCGGGCCGTCGGGCTGCGGCCAACGGCGGCAGTTGCCTTCCGATCCGTGATGGACGATCGCTGGGATTGGGCGACGGGAGGATTATAGCACGCGCTCCGCCCCGTCCGTCCTCGGCAAGCCGCACTCCGTGTCATGCGGATCCGGTCGATCGGCGAGGGGAGGCCTTGCTATCCTTCCCCCGTCCGGAGTGGTATCATTTCCGCCATGAAACTACGTCTTG
This portion of the Anaerolineales bacterium genome encodes:
- a CDS encoding polysaccharide deacetylase family protein; the encoded protein is MFLFRKKRAAFAAGLRLEIILYHFVSERRNGFTLSGHTVTVEEFRRQLEYLAARYRIVRLNEIAALGGTAAGPAQPCAAVCFDDGYRCVLEEAYPVLQAMRIPATMFVNPLVLGNRDLLWRDKIRYLMQAGLEAEFTEFLRTRGGPYRFGMLKELGFYKWSKNPKAIRTMRIQQDTDEFFARKGFDPASIAAENELFMEEADVAPREFLDFGNHTWSHPLLTLLSAAVQREEIVRCHEYLAARGIAAAGLALPFSPFNRRTIAVCRELGYAWILTVFEKSNLLPPAIKDRPLVLHRWMASKDAAGLAARLEADADG